In one window of Streptomyces sp. FXJ1.172 DNA:
- a CDS encoding cystathionine gamma-synthase, with product MSDRHISQHFETLAIHAGNTADPLTGAVVPPIYQVSTYKQDGVGGLRGGYEYSRSANPTRTALEENLAALEGGRRGLAFASGLAAEDTLLRTLLTPGDHVVIPNDAYGGTFRLFAKVATRWGVEWSVADTSDPAAVRAALTAKTKAVWVETPSNPLLGITDIAAVAQVAHDAGAKLVVDNTFATPYLQQPLALGADVVVHSLTKYMGGHSDVVGGALVVSDQALGEELAYHQNAMGAVAGPFDSWLVLRGTKTLAVRMDRHSENATKIVDMLTRHARVTQVLYPGLPEHPGHEVAAKQMRSFGGMVSFRVEGGEAAAVEVCNRAKVFTLGESLGGVESLIEHPGRMTHASAAGSALEVPADLVRLSVGIENVDDLLQDLQQALG from the coding sequence ATGAGCGACAGGCACATCAGTCAGCATTTCGAGACCCTCGCGATCCACGCGGGCAACACCGCGGATCCCCTCACCGGCGCGGTGGTCCCGCCCATCTATCAGGTCTCGACCTACAAGCAGGACGGCGTCGGCGGACTGCGCGGCGGTTACGAGTACAGCCGCAGCGCCAACCCCACCCGGACGGCCCTGGAGGAGAACCTCGCCGCGCTGGAGGGCGGCCGTCGCGGCCTCGCGTTCGCGTCCGGTCTCGCAGCCGAGGACACCCTGCTGCGCACGCTGCTCACCCCCGGCGACCACGTGGTCATCCCCAACGACGCGTACGGCGGCACCTTCCGCCTGTTCGCCAAGGTCGCCACCCGCTGGGGCGTGGAGTGGTCCGTCGCCGACACCAGCGACCCGGCCGCCGTGCGGGCCGCGCTCACCGCGAAGACCAAGGCCGTCTGGGTGGAGACGCCCTCCAACCCGCTGCTGGGCATCACCGACATCGCCGCCGTCGCCCAGGTCGCCCACGACGCGGGCGCGAAGCTCGTCGTCGACAACACCTTCGCCACGCCCTACCTCCAGCAGCCGCTCGCGCTCGGCGCGGACGTCGTCGTGCACTCCCTGACCAAGTACATGGGCGGTCACTCGGACGTCGTCGGCGGCGCGCTGGTCGTCTCCGACCAGGCGCTCGGCGAGGAGCTGGCCTACCACCAGAACGCGATGGGCGCCGTCGCCGGCCCCTTCGACTCCTGGCTGGTGCTGCGCGGCACCAAGACCCTCGCGGTGCGCATGGACCGGCACAGCGAGAACGCCACGAAGATCGTCGACATGCTGACCCGGCACGCGCGCGTGACCCAGGTGCTCTACCCGGGGCTGCCCGAGCACCCCGGCCACGAGGTCGCCGCCAAGCAGATGCGGTCGTTCGGCGGCATGGTGTCCTTCCGCGTCGAGGGCGGTGAGGCGGCCGCCGTCGAGGTGTGCAACCGCGCCAAGGTGTTCACGCTCGGCGAGTCGCTCGGCGGCGTCGAGTCCCTGATCGAGCACCCCGGCCGGATGACCCACGCCTCCGCGGCCGGCTCCGCGCTGGAGGTCCCCGCCGACCTGGTGCGCCTGTCCGTCGGCATCGAGAACGTCGACGACCTGCTCCAGGACCTCCAGCAGGCCCTGGGCTGA